In one Pseudomonas sp. R84 genomic region, the following are encoded:
- a CDS encoding TSUP family transporter, with product MPFELSVDLTTLAILALVAFIAGFIDAIAGGGGLLTTPALLTAGLPPHLVLGTNKLSSTFGSATASFTFYRRKLFHPRQWTHAIVGTLIGALTGAVVAHYLPAEWLNKMLPVIVFACGLYLLFGGTPKAPLDSDAPIKKKWQSTQGFSLGFYDGVAGPGTGAFWTVSSLLLYPIDLVKASGVARSMNFVSNIAALSVFVFSGQVDWIIGLSMGLSVMVGAFFGARTAISGGAKFIRPVFITVVLGLTVRLAWQHWFSVA from the coding sequence ATGCCTTTCGAACTCAGCGTTGACCTCACCACCCTGGCCATTCTGGCCCTTGTCGCTTTCATTGCCGGTTTCATCGACGCCATCGCCGGCGGTGGCGGTCTGTTGACCACCCCTGCGCTGTTGACCGCTGGCCTGCCACCGCATCTGGTGTTGGGCACCAACAAGTTGAGTTCGACCTTCGGTTCGGCCACCGCCAGTTTCACCTTCTACCGCCGCAAGCTGTTCCACCCAAGGCAGTGGACGCATGCGATTGTCGGCACTTTGATCGGCGCACTGACTGGCGCTGTCGTCGCTCATTACCTGCCAGCAGAATGGCTGAACAAGATGCTTCCGGTAATCGTCTTCGCTTGCGGTCTGTACCTGTTGTTCGGCGGTACGCCAAAAGCGCCGCTGGACAGCGACGCTCCGATCAAGAAGAAATGGCAATCGACCCAAGGCTTCAGCCTCGGTTTCTATGACGGCGTGGCCGGTCCCGGCACGGGCGCATTCTGGACGGTGAGCAGCCTGCTGCTCTACCCGATCGACTTGGTCAAGGCCAGCGGTGTGGCGCGCAGCATGAACTTCGTCAGCAACATTGCGGCGCTGTCGGTGTTCGTGTTTTCCGGGCAGGTGGACTGGATCATCGGCCTGAGCATGGGCCTGTCGGTGATGGTCGGCGCGTTCTTTGGCGCGCGCACCGCGATCAGCGGTGGCGCCAAATTCATTCGCCCGGTGTTCATCACCGTGGTACTGGGTTTGACCGTGCGCCTAGCCTGGCAGCACTGGTTCAGCGTGGCCTAA
- the efeU gene encoding iron uptake transporter permease EfeU, with protein sequence MLVPFLIMLREGIEAALIVGIIASYLQQTGRGQWMPAVWIGVFLAAALALLVGGGLELVSAEFPQKQQELFEGIVGLMAVGILSSMVFWMRKVARSIKHSLQSSLDHALTSSKHQVIALIAMVFFAVAREGLETVFFLLAVFQQSEGPGAPIGALLGLILAIIVGFLIYSGSMRLNLSAFFKWTGLFILVVAAGILANSVQALHEAGMWNHLQTVLFDFSATLPMDGPLGSVLAGMFGYQDAPTVSTLGAYLIYLLVALVMFFLPAPKPSAQSSSVSSQ encoded by the coding sequence ATGCTCGTTCCCTTTCTGATCATGCTGCGCGAAGGCATTGAAGCCGCGCTGATCGTTGGCATTATCGCCAGTTACCTCCAGCAAACCGGCCGTGGTCAATGGATGCCCGCCGTGTGGATCGGCGTGTTTCTCGCCGCCGCCCTCGCCCTGCTGGTAGGTGGTGGCCTGGAACTGGTCAGTGCCGAATTCCCGCAAAAACAGCAAGAACTGTTCGAAGGCATCGTCGGCCTGATGGCCGTTGGCATTCTCAGTTCCATGGTGTTCTGGATGCGTAAAGTCGCGCGTTCGATCAAGCATTCGCTGCAATCTTCGCTGGATCACGCGCTGACTTCTTCGAAGCATCAGGTCATTGCGCTGATCGCCATGGTGTTTTTCGCTGTCGCCCGGGAAGGTCTGGAAACGGTGTTCTTCCTGCTCGCGGTGTTCCAGCAGAGCGAAGGCCCGGGCGCGCCGATCGGTGCCCTGCTCGGGTTGATTCTGGCGATCATCGTCGGCTTCCTGATCTACAGCGGCAGCATGCGTCTCAATCTTTCGGCGTTCTTCAAGTGGACCGGCCTGTTCATTCTGGTGGTCGCCGCCGGGATTCTCGCCAATTCCGTGCAAGCCCTGCATGAAGCCGGGATGTGGAATCACCTGCAAACCGTGCTGTTCGACTTCAGCGCGACGCTGCCGATGGACGGCCCCTTGGGCTCGGTGCTGGCCGGCATGTTCGGTTACCAGGATGCGCCGACCGTCAGCACCCTCGGCGCGTATCTGATCTATCTGCTCGTCGCGCTGGTGATGTTCTTTCTGCCGGCGCCCAAGCCGTCCGCTCAATCGTCTTCTGTTTCCAGCCAATAA
- the efeB gene encoding iron uptake transporter deferrochelatase/peroxidase subunit, with translation MKDIEPLNLQRRRVLMGMGAAGVALAGSALSCPAMAAAPAQVTEAPSSDKTEDRHDFHGVHQTGIVTPRPASGMLVSFDVLASDREDLERLFRTLNERIAFLMKGGPVAQIDPKLPPPDSGILGPNVTPDNLTITVSVGESLFDERFGLADAKPKRLMRMVGFPNDALDADCCHGDLSLQFCSNTADTNIHALRDIVKNLPDLLLVRWKQEGSVPPQAPAKPGVPAQSARNFLGFRDGSANPDSNDSKAMDRLVWVQPGSDEPAWAAHGSYQAVRIIRNFVERWDRTPLQEQESILGRVKTTGAPMGGQHESEVPDYSKDPAGKLTKLDAHIRLANPRTAATQANLILRRPFNYSNGVNKNGQLDMGLLFICYQADLEKGFITVQTRLNGEPLEEYLKPVGGGYFFTLPGVTGDKDFIGRSLLNATQPKTAA, from the coding sequence ATGAAAGATATCGAACCACTTAACCTGCAACGTCGCCGTGTCTTGATGGGCATGGGCGCCGCGGGTGTTGCCCTCGCCGGTTCAGCCTTGAGCTGCCCGGCCATGGCCGCAGCGCCGGCGCAAGTCACCGAAGCACCGAGCAGCGACAAGACCGAAGACCGCCACGATTTCCACGGCGTGCACCAGACCGGCATCGTCACCCCGCGTCCGGCCTCGGGCATGCTGGTTTCGTTCGACGTATTGGCCAGTGATCGTGAAGATCTGGAGCGGTTGTTCCGCACGCTCAACGAACGCATCGCGTTTCTGATGAAGGGTGGCCCGGTCGCACAGATCGATCCGAAACTGCCGCCGCCGGATTCCGGCATCCTCGGCCCGAACGTGACGCCGGACAACCTGACCATCACCGTTTCTGTCGGCGAGTCACTGTTCGACGAGCGCTTCGGTCTGGCCGATGCTAAACCCAAACGACTGATGCGCATGGTCGGTTTCCCCAACGACGCGCTGGACGCCGATTGCTGCCATGGCGACCTGAGCCTGCAGTTCTGTTCGAACACTGCTGACACCAATATTCACGCCCTGCGCGACATCGTCAAAAACCTGCCCGACCTGCTGCTGGTGCGCTGGAAGCAGGAAGGCAGCGTGCCGCCGCAAGCCCCGGCGAAACCCGGTGTGCCGGCACAGTCGGCGCGCAATTTTCTCGGTTTCCGTGATGGCTCGGCCAACCCCGACTCTAACGACAGCAAGGCCATGGATCGCCTGGTGTGGGTGCAACCGGGCAGTGACGAACCGGCCTGGGCCGCGCACGGCAGCTATCAAGCGGTGCGGATCATCCGCAACTTCGTTGAGCGTTGGGATCGCACGCCGTTGCAGGAACAGGAAAGCATCCTTGGCCGGGTCAAAACTACCGGGGCACCGATGGGTGGCCAGCATGAAAGCGAAGTCCCGGATTACAGCAAAGACCCGGCCGGCAAGCTGACCAAACTCGACGCGCACATTCGTCTGGCCAACCCGCGCACTGCCGCGACGCAGGCCAACCTGATCCTGCGCCGGCCGTTCAACTACTCCAACGGCGTGAACAAGAACGGCCAGCTCGACATGGGCCTGCTGTTCATCTGTTACCAGGCCGACCTGGAAAAAGGCTTCATCACCGTGCAGACCCGCCTCAACGGCGAGCCGCTTGAGGAATACCTCAAACCGGTCGGCGGCGGCTACTTCTTCACCCTGCCGGGTGTCACCGGCGACAAAGACTTCATCGGTCGCTCGCTGCTCAACGCCACACAACCGAAAACCGCTGCCTGA
- a CDS encoding nuclear transport factor 2 family protein, translated as MSTAAQVRPPLPPFNRESAIEKVRLAEDGWNSRDPERVSLAYTLDTKWRNRAEFANNREEAKAFLTRKWAKELDYRLIKELWAYSDTRIAVRYAYEWHDDSGNWFRSYGNENWEFDEQGLMFQRYACINDMPIKESERKFHWPLGRRPDDHPSLSDLGL; from the coding sequence ATGTCTACTGCAGCCCAGGTACGTCCGCCATTGCCGCCCTTCAACCGTGAATCGGCGATCGAAAAAGTTCGTTTGGCCGAGGATGGCTGGAACTCCCGCGACCCGGAACGGGTATCGCTGGCCTACACCCTCGACACCAAGTGGCGTAACCGCGCCGAGTTCGCCAACAATCGCGAAGAAGCCAAGGCCTTCCTCACCCGTAAATGGGCGAAAGAACTGGACTACCGCTTGATCAAGGAGCTCTGGGCCTACTCGGATACCCGCATCGCCGTGCGCTACGCCTATGAATGGCACGATGATTCGGGTAACTGGTTCCGCTCTTACGGCAATGAAAACTGGGAATTCGACGAGCAAGGCCTGATGTTCCAGCGCTATGCGTGCATCAACGACATGCCGATCAAAGAGAGCGAACGCAAGTTCCACTGGCCACTGGGCCGGCGCCCGGATGATCATCCAAGCCTGTCCGACCTCGGTCTGTAA
- the efeO gene encoding iron uptake system protein EfeO — MSKPNTPQASPPRALRWAVAGSVVVMIAAGGLFYYASKMAAAKRQHNHDEVVVNIHPGKCEPNALTVPAGRASFRIVNRSDRAVEWEILDGVLVVEERENIAPGLSQVINANLQPGDYAITCGLLSNPRGTLHVTPTAASDAAAKAKPSMVTFVGPLSEFRVYLASQSSALIKAVTALDQAIESGNLSQAQALYLPARAAYQRLAPAAQRLAELDNSINARADYFEKREEDPAFVGFHRVEYALFQQRKLDELTPVAKRLLSDVTTLKQQLLAQSLPPEQLVSIIVRNLNTLADVRAASGEEERYSHSDLNGFAANAQTAHKVVDLLLPMLSKSAADLLPKIDKALTDFDSELDAYKIKDGYASYDSVSGAQRKQIADKAQALADALDGIDPALGLSGL, encoded by the coding sequence ATGTCAAAGCCTAATACTCCTCAGGCCTCCCCTCCCCGCGCCTTGCGCTGGGCGGTGGCCGGTTCGGTGGTGGTGATGATCGCCGCAGGTGGTCTGTTTTATTACGCCTCGAAAATGGCTGCGGCCAAGCGTCAGCACAATCACGATGAAGTGGTGGTGAACATTCATCCGGGCAAATGCGAGCCGAACGCGCTGACAGTGCCGGCCGGTCGCGCCAGTTTCCGCATCGTCAACCGCTCCGACCGGGCGGTGGAATGGGAAATTCTCGACGGCGTGCTCGTCGTTGAGGAGCGCGAAAACATTGCGCCGGGCCTGAGTCAGGTGATCAATGCCAACCTGCAACCGGGCGATTACGCGATCACCTGCGGCCTGCTGAGCAATCCGCGTGGCACCCTGCATGTGACGCCGACTGCCGCTTCTGATGCTGCCGCGAAGGCCAAACCGTCGATGGTCACCTTCGTCGGGCCGTTGTCGGAGTTCCGTGTGTACCTGGCCAGCCAGAGCAGCGCGCTGATCAAAGCCGTGACCGCGCTCGATCAAGCGATTGAAAGCGGCAACTTGAGCCAGGCGCAGGCGCTGTACCTGCCGGCACGTGCGGCTTATCAACGTCTGGCCCCGGCCGCGCAGCGCCTCGCCGAACTGGACAACAGCATCAACGCCCGCGCCGACTACTTCGAAAAGCGCGAAGAGGATCCGGCGTTCGTCGGTTTCCACCGCGTCGAATACGCCCTGTTCCAGCAACGCAAACTCGACGAACTGACACCGGTCGCCAAGCGCCTGCTCAGCGATGTCACCACACTCAAACAGCAATTGCTCGCGCAGAGCCTGCCACCCGAGCAATTGGTCAGCATCATCGTGCGCAACCTCAACACCCTGGCCGACGTCCGCGCCGCCAGCGGTGAAGAAGAACGCTACAGCCACAGCGACCTCAACGGTTTTGCAGCCAACGCGCAAACCGCACACAAAGTCGTCGATCTGCTGCTGCCAATGTTGAGCAAGTCCGCCGCTGACCTGCTGCCGAAAATCGACAAGGCACTGACGGATTTCGACAGCGAACTCGACGCCTACAAGATCAAGGACGGCTACGCCAGCTACGACTCCGTCAGCGGCGCGCAACGCAAGCAGATTGCCGACAAGGCCCAGGCCCTGGCCGACGCATTGGATGGCATCGATCCCGCCCTCGGCCTCTCCGGCCTGTAA
- a CDS encoding TetR family transcriptional regulator, producing MNEITSNDTRDIILDVTEKLIYKSGIAATSMDLLVKTAGVSRKSIYRYFADKDALTVAALQRRDVRWMHWYRSAVDQAETPADRLLNLFTVLKSWFASEGFRGCAFINTSGETGDPQDPVRLVAKEHKQKLLDYVCELCTEHGAEDPQLLARQLLILIDGAITVALVMGDHSAADNAQCMARKLLDL from the coding sequence ATGAACGAAATCACTAGCAACGACACACGAGACATCATTCTGGATGTCACCGAAAAGCTGATCTACAAAAGTGGCATCGCTGCCACCAGCATGGATCTTCTGGTGAAAACCGCCGGCGTCTCCAGAAAAAGTATCTACCGTTACTTTGCCGACAAGGACGCGCTGACCGTCGCCGCCCTGCAACGCCGTGACGTGCGCTGGATGCATTGGTACAGGAGCGCCGTCGATCAGGCCGAAACCCCGGCCGATCGCCTGCTCAACCTGTTCACCGTGCTCAAGAGCTGGTTCGCCTCCGAAGGCTTTCGTGGCTGCGCATTCATCAACACCAGCGGCGAAACCGGCGATCCACAGGACCCGGTGCGCCTGGTCGCCAAAGAACACAAACAGAAGCTGCTCGACTACGTGTGCGAGCTGTGTACCGAACATGGCGCCGAAGATCCGCAACTGCTGGCCAGACAGCTGCTGATCCTGATTGACGGTGCCATTACCGTAGCGCTTGTGATGGGTGATCACAGTGCCGCCGATAATGCGCAATGCATGGCGCGAAAGTTATTGGACCTGTAA
- a CDS encoding AraC family transcriptional regulator: MSEKDTIAVQLVREALLQSCAPGVATEEALNKVGIDPALLQTEHGRVPASQYAKLWRLLARRGDDEFFGMDPRKLKSGSLEFLCRSAMAQPTLAAGLSTGLSFLSLMLERLPAQLVHQQSLAEIVLLEDDPEPRRAFSYFTYWMIVHGVACWLAGRRIPILAIELRCAAPDFTDDYRVMFSENLRFERPRTRMIFSADCLDLPIKRSAEELKRFLAHAPANILVKYRDPQSLASRVKQDLRQLPAEQWPETEALAQQLCMSASTLRRRLAEEGQTYQGLKDSVRKELAIVWLAESSISFVEIASRLGFADVSSFYKAFRKWAGSNPGHYRSLILSQPAEAGSTEGTVTVLSH; encoded by the coding sequence ATGTCGGAAAAAGACACCATCGCTGTTCAACTGGTGCGTGAAGCACTGCTGCAAAGTTGTGCCCCGGGCGTGGCCACGGAAGAAGCCTTGAACAAGGTCGGGATTGATCCGGCGTTGCTGCAAACCGAGCACGGTCGGGTACCGGCCTCGCAGTACGCGAAGCTTTGGCGGTTATTGGCGCGCCGTGGCGATGACGAGTTCTTTGGTATGGACCCGCGCAAGCTCAAGTCCGGCAGCCTTGAATTCCTCTGTCGCAGTGCGATGGCGCAACCGACACTCGCAGCGGGTTTGAGCACGGGGTTGAGCTTTCTCTCACTGATGCTCGAACGCCTGCCTGCACAACTGGTGCACCAGCAAAGTCTGGCGGAAATCGTTCTGCTTGAAGACGATCCCGAACCACGCCGTGCCTTCAGCTATTTCACCTACTGGATGATCGTCCACGGCGTCGCGTGCTGGCTGGCCGGGCGACGGATACCGATTCTGGCGATTGAATTGCGCTGTGCGGCGCCGGACTTCACCGATGATTACCGGGTAATGTTCTCGGAAAACCTGCGTTTCGAGCGGCCACGGACACGGATGATTTTCTCCGCCGATTGCCTCGATCTGCCGATCAAGCGCAGTGCCGAGGAGTTGAAACGCTTTCTCGCCCACGCCCCGGCCAATATTCTGGTGAAGTACCGCGATCCGCAAAGTCTTGCCAGCCGGGTCAAGCAGGATCTACGGCAACTGCCCGCTGAACAATGGCCGGAAACCGAGGCACTGGCGCAACAGTTGTGCATGTCGGCCTCGACCTTGCGCCGGCGACTGGCGGAGGAAGGGCAGACCTATCAAGGCCTCAAGGACAGTGTGCGCAAGGAGTTGGCCATTGTCTGGCTGGCGGAATCTTCGATCAGTTTTGTCGAAATTGCCAGCCGCTTGGGATTTGCCGATGTCAGCTCATTTTATAAAGCGTTCCGCAAATGGGCGGGCTCCAATCCTGGTCACTACCGCAGCCTGATCCTCAGCCAGCCAGCCGAAGCTGGCTCGACCGAGGGAACAGTTACAGTTCTTTCACACTGA
- the sfnG gene encoding dimethylsulfone monooxygenase SfnG → MSQQAVKFAYWVPNVSGGLVVSKIEQRTDWGIDYNRKLAQIAEAAGFEYALTQIRFTAGYGAEFQHESVAFSHALLAATSKLKVIAAILPGPWQPALAAKQLATIDQLTNGRIAVNIVSGWFKGEFQAIGEHWLEHDERYRRSEEFIRSLRGVWSEDNFTFRGDFYRFDNYSLKPKPLGRPEIFQGGSSRAARDMAARVSDWYFTNGNSVEGIKAQVDDIRQKAATNNHSVKVGVNAFVIARDTEEEARAVLAQIIDQADPEAVNAFGDAAKQAGRASPEGEGNWAKSTFEDLVQYNDGFKTNLIGTPLQIAERIVALKAVGVDLVLAGFLHFQEEVEYFGRRVLPLVRELEAEKTAAVA, encoded by the coding sequence ATGAGTCAGCAAGCCGTGAAATTTGCCTACTGGGTGCCGAACGTCAGCGGTGGGCTGGTGGTCAGCAAGATTGAACAACGCACCGACTGGGGCATCGACTACAACCGCAAACTGGCGCAGATCGCTGAAGCGGCCGGGTTCGAATACGCGCTGACGCAGATCCGCTTCACCGCCGGTTATGGTGCGGAGTTCCAGCACGAGTCCGTCGCATTCAGCCACGCCTTGCTCGCGGCCACCAGCAAACTCAAAGTGATCGCGGCGATCCTGCCCGGTCCTTGGCAACCAGCGCTGGCGGCCAAACAACTGGCGACGATCGATCAACTCACCAACGGCCGCATCGCGGTGAACATCGTCAGTGGCTGGTTCAAGGGCGAATTCCAGGCCATCGGCGAGCATTGGCTGGAGCACGACGAGCGTTATCGTCGTTCCGAAGAGTTCATCCGCTCACTGCGAGGCGTGTGGAGTGAGGACAACTTCACCTTTCGCGGCGACTTCTACCGCTTCGACAATTACAGTCTGAAACCGAAGCCGCTGGGCCGTCCGGAGATCTTTCAGGGCGGCAGTTCCCGTGCGGCGCGAGACATGGCGGCGCGGGTTTCGGACTGGTATTTCACCAATGGCAACAGCGTCGAGGGGATCAAGGCGCAGGTTGACGATATTCGTCAGAAAGCGGCGACGAATAATCATTCGGTGAAAGTTGGCGTCAACGCTTTTGTCATCGCCCGTGATACCGAAGAAGAGGCGCGGGCGGTACTTGCGCAGATCATCGATCAGGCGGATCCGGAAGCGGTAAACGCCTTTGGCGATGCGGCGAAACAAGCGGGCCGGGCATCGCCGGAGGGTGAGGGCAACTGGGCGAAATCGACGTTCGAGGATCTGGTGCAGTACAACGATGGCTTCAAGACCAATCTGATTGGTACGCCGCTGCAGATTGCCGAGCGGATTGTCGCGTTGAAGGCGGTGGGGGTGGATCTGGTGCTGGCTGGGTTTCTGCACTTTCAGGAAGAGGTGGAATATTTCGGGCGGCGGGTGTTGCCGCTGGTGCGCGAACTGGAGGCCGAGAAGACCGCCGCTGTCGCCTGA
- a CDS encoding IS110 family transposase — protein MSMHVGLDVGSRTTAMGWRNDGRFAGACNIDQTPAGRKAAVNRLLELKPLSVVMEATGIYYLDLAMELTAAGLPVSVINPKSFHNFAKLMLKNSKTDAIDAQLLAEYGERMSPKLWTPPTTIQLELRAIGRHINRLTCHRTRAKNELHALKATQTTVKMLIEDEEEAIEAFDKRIERFRLAGRALIDNCPTLSAQFGHMIAAPGMGEISVFAALAELTTLPVTLKSAQVSRHAGLDVRLTQSGTSIDKPGRISKGGNTYLRSAMYMPALTAIRCDSNVKAFYEALIGRGKRKMQAIVAVMRKYLTGLWACMRAGEDFNTAKLFCAKDLAKA, from the coding sequence ATGAGCATGCATGTCGGTTTGGATGTGGGGTCTCGCACGACCGCCATGGGCTGGCGCAACGACGGCCGTTTTGCAGGGGCCTGCAACATCGACCAAACACCCGCCGGGCGCAAAGCAGCGGTCAACAGGTTGCTCGAGCTCAAGCCTTTATCCGTAGTGATGGAGGCCACCGGCATCTATTACCTGGATTTGGCCATGGAGCTCACCGCGGCGGGTTTGCCCGTTTCGGTTATCAACCCGAAGAGCTTTCATAACTTTGCCAAGCTGATGCTGAAAAACAGCAAAACCGATGCGATCGATGCCCAGTTGCTAGCCGAATACGGCGAACGCATGAGCCCAAAATTGTGGACGCCGCCCACGACCATACAGTTGGAACTGCGGGCTATCGGAAGGCATATCAATCGTTTGACGTGTCATCGCACCCGAGCCAAGAACGAGCTGCATGCGCTGAAAGCTACTCAAACAACCGTGAAAATGCTGATTGAAGACGAAGAAGAAGCCATTGAAGCTTTTGACAAGCGAATCGAGCGTTTCAGGCTCGCAGGTCGGGCGCTGATCGACAACTGCCCGACGCTAAGCGCCCAGTTTGGGCACATGATCGCAGCGCCGGGCATGGGCGAAATTTCAGTATTTGCGGCACTGGCTGAATTGACGACCTTGCCAGTGACACTTAAGTCCGCGCAGGTCAGCCGACATGCAGGACTCGATGTGCGGCTTACGCAATCAGGTACCAGCATCGATAAACCTGGGCGGATAAGTAAGGGCGGAAACACCTACCTACGTTCAGCGATGTACATGCCAGCGCTGACTGCCATACGTTGCGACAGCAACGTGAAAGCCTTTTACGAAGCGTTGATCGGGCGAGGGAAGAGAAAGATGCAGGCTATCGTCGCCGTCATGCGCAAATACCTGACCGGCTTGTGGGCCTGCATGCGAGCCGGCGAAGATTTCAATACGGCCAAGCTTTTTTGCGCAAAAGATCTCGCAAAAGCTTGA
- the pssA gene encoding CDP-diacylglycerol--serine O-phosphatidyltransferase, whose product MPLLFKRSLLPKLRSFPLTAEAVTILSGAAEFRRCLLEKIATATQRIYIVALYLQQDEAGQEILDALHAAKLKRPELEIAVVVDWLRAQRGLIGAGKQPGNSAWYQEMTRTHQSEVPVYGVPVQTRELFGVLHLKGFVIDDCVVYSGASLNNVYLHKFDKYRFDRYHVLQSRELADSMHHLVKHGLIESKAVHRLDLPNLPTTRSLRNDIGDLRSRLKYATYDTATGSTAREGLSVTPLLGVGKNNPLNRAILELIASAQKQLTICTPYFNLPLGVIREINRALARGVKIDIVVGDKTANDFYIPPSEPFKVIAALPYLYEISLRRFAKRHQRNIDSGQLNLHLWRDGDNTYHLKGMWIDQRYTLLTGNNLNPRAFRLDLENALLIDDPKGEWLEPRAKELEEIFRHTTRIDGFQTLETLPEYPAGVARFLKRVSRVRIERLLYRIL is encoded by the coding sequence ATGCCGTTGCTTTTCAAACGTTCCCTGCTGCCTAAACTGCGCAGCTTTCCGCTGACCGCCGAGGCCGTGACCATTCTGTCCGGCGCCGCCGAGTTCCGTCGTTGCCTGCTGGAAAAAATCGCCACGGCGACCCAGCGCATCTACATCGTCGCGCTGTATCTGCAGCAAGACGAAGCCGGTCAGGAAATCCTCGATGCTCTCCACGCGGCCAAGCTTAAGCGCCCCGAGCTGGAAATCGCCGTGGTCGTCGATTGGTTGCGTGCCCAGCGCGGGCTGATCGGCGCCGGAAAGCAGCCGGGCAACTCGGCGTGGTATCAGGAAATGACCCGCACGCACCAGAGCGAAGTGCCGGTGTACGGCGTGCCGGTGCAGACCCGCGAGTTGTTTGGTGTGCTGCATTTGAAAGGCTTCGTGATCGACGACTGCGTGGTCTACAGCGGCGCGAGCCTGAACAACGTTTACCTGCACAAGTTCGACAAGTACCGTTTCGACCGTTATCACGTCCTGCAAAGTCGCGAACTGGCCGATTCGATGCATCACTTGGTCAAGCACGGCCTGATCGAATCGAAAGCGGTGCATCGCCTCGATCTGCCAAACCTGCCGACTACGCGTAGCCTGCGCAACGACATCGGCGATCTGCGCAGCCGTCTCAAATACGCGACGTACGATACCGCCACCGGCAGCACGGCCAGAGAAGGCCTGTCAGTCACTCCGTTGCTCGGCGTCGGCAAGAACAACCCGTTGAACCGGGCGATTCTTGAGTTGATCGCCAGCGCGCAAAAGCAACTGACCATCTGCACGCCATACTTCAATCTGCCGCTGGGCGTGATCCGTGAGATCAACCGCGCGCTGGCCCGTGGCGTGAAGATCGATATCGTCGTCGGCGACAAGACCGCCAACGACTTCTATATCCCGCCGAGCGAGCCGTTCAAGGTGATCGCGGCGCTACCGTATCTGTACGAGATCAGCCTGCGCCGCTTTGCCAAACGGCACCAGCGCAATATCGACAGTGGTCAGTTGAACCTGCACTTGTGGCGTGATGGCGACAATACCTATCACCTCAAGGGCATGTGGATCGATCAGCGCTATACGTTGCTGACCGGCAACAACCTGAATCCACGGGCATTTCGCCTGGATCTGGAGAATGCGTTGTTGATCGATGACCCGAAGGGCGAATGGCTGGAGCCGCGGGCGAAGGAGCTGGAAGAGATTTTCCGGCATACCACGCGGATCGACGGCTTTCAGACTCTGGAGACGCTGCCGGAATACCCGGCCGGGGTGGCCAGGTTTCTCAAGCGCGTGAGTCGGGTGCGGATTGAGCGGTTGCTCTACCGGATCCTGTAA
- the efeO gene encoding iron uptake system protein EfeO encodes MKKTPLALLLTLGLLNTPLSAFAATAPLDLVGPVSDYKIYVTEQLDELGSHTQQFTDAVKKGDLATAQKLYAPTRVYYESIEPIAELFSDLDASIDSRVDDHEKGVKADDFTGFHRIEYSLFSEKSTAGLNELADKLNSDVKDLQTRVAGLTFPPEKVVGGAAALLEEVAATKISGEEDRYSHTDLYDFQGNIDGAKKIVDLFRPQIEKQDKAFVAKVDKNFATVDKILAKYKTKDGGFETYDKVKDNDRKALVGPVNTLAEDLSTLRGKLGLN; translated from the coding sequence ATGAAAAAGACGCCACTCGCCTTATTGCTGACCCTAGGTTTGCTCAACACCCCGCTGTCGGCGTTCGCCGCCACGGCACCGCTGGATCTGGTCGGGCCGGTGTCGGACTACAAGATCTACGTCACCGAACAATTGGATGAACTGGGCAGCCACACCCAGCAATTCACCGATGCGGTGAAGAAAGGCGACCTGGCCACCGCGCAAAAACTCTACGCACCGACCCGCGTTTATTACGAGTCGATCGAGCCGATTGCCGAGCTGTTCAGTGACCTCGATGCATCCATCGACTCCCGCGTCGACGACCACGAGAAAGGCGTGAAAGCGGATGACTTCACCGGTTTCCACCGCATCGAATACTCGCTGTTCTCGGAGAAAAGCACCGCAGGCCTGAACGAGTTGGCGGACAAGCTCAACAGCGACGTCAAAGACCTGCAGACTCGCGTGGCCGGCCTGACTTTCCCGCCGGAGAAAGTCGTCGGCGGTGCTGCTGCGCTGCTGGAAGAAGTGGCCGCCACCAAGATCTCCGGCGAAGAAGATCGCTACAGCCACACCGACCTGTATGACTTCCAGGGCAACATTGACGGCGCGAAGAAAATCGTTGATCTGTTCCGTCCGCAGATCGAGAAGCAGGACAAGGCTTTCGTCGCGAAGGTCGACAAGAACTTTGCCACGGTCGACAAGATTCTGGCCAAGTACAAAACCAAGGATGGTGGTTTCGAGACTTATGACAAGGTGAAGGATAACGACCGTAAAGCGCTGGTTGGGCCGGTGAATACTTTGGCTGAGGACCTGTCCACGTTGCGTGGCAAGTTGGGTCTCAACTGA